A genomic window from Camelus ferus isolate YT-003-E chromosome 9, BCGSAC_Cfer_1.0, whole genome shotgun sequence includes:
- the LOC102522923 gene encoding zinc finger protein 211-like isoform X1, giving the protein MAAAALRVGAQGSVTFEDVAVYFSWEEWCLLDEVQICLYLDVMLENFALVSMLGSCHGVKDGETSSEQSVFLGVSQTRTPKAGVSPEKSQPCRMCVPVIRDILHLAEHAGRNRGQKSYTCGACGKQFYFTANLQQHQRQLVRDKPFRCDLWRASFLKTCTAHASRNLFTCREIGKDFLANMGLQQQDADPRKKVNNSSECGAVFQSGRSHPSWGECRKASSQTNVLVQDGRALCSEGLGECSSCGKACTKKCNLIQELQKVPPEENPCECNQRGKCYSRESSFLTHHRVHAGEGPYKCSECGKSFRRSLHLSTHRRIHTGEELYECKECDKSFIRRCNFTQHQRVHTGERRYECNECGKLFNRKSNFRVHQRVHTGEKPYKCSECGISFRGKSGLRYHRRVHTGERPFKCNECGKSYIGRAGLRYHRRVHTREGHHECTECGKFFADTYRFLTHQRVHNGEKPYECNECGKTFTARCRLRYHQRVHSGEKPFKCSECGRSFIDRSGLRYHQRVHTGERPYKCSECGKSFMGSSGLRYHQRVHSGEKP; this is encoded by the exons ATGGCGGCGGCTGCGCTGAGGGTCGGGGCTCAG GGCAGTGTGACCTTTGAGGATGTGGCCGTGTACTTCTCCTGGGAGGAATGGTGTCTGCTTGATGAAGTTCAGATATGCTTGTACCTtgatgtgatgctggagaactttGCCCTTGTATCCATGCTGG GTTCCTGTCATGGAGTCAAGGATGGAGAGACATCTTCTGAACAGAGCGTATTTCTAGGAGTGTCACAGACCAGGACCCCCAAAGCAGGTGTGTCTCCTGAGAAGTCCCAGCCCTGTAGGATGTGTGTTCCAGTCATTAGAGACATCCTCCACTTGGCTGAACATGCAGGAAGAAATAGGGGGCAGAAATCATACACATGTGGAGCATGTGGGAAACAATTCTATTTCACTGCAAACCTTCAGCAGCACCAGAGGCAGCTCGTTAGAGACAAACCCTTCAGATGTGATCTGTGGAGAGCCTCATTTTTGAAGACCTGCACAGCCCATGCATCAAGGAATCTCTTTACCTGTAGGGAAATTGGGAAGGACTTCTTGGCCAACATGGGACTTCAGCAACAGGACGCTGATCCCAGGAAGAAAGTAAACAACAGTAGTGAGTGTGGAGCTGTTTTTCAGAGTGGAAGGAGTCATCCCAGCTGGGGAGAATGCAGGAAAGCCTCCAGCCAGACAAATGTGCTTGTTCAGGATGGAAGAGCCCTCTGTAGTGAAGGGTTGGGTGAGTGCAGCAGTTGTGGGAAAGCTTGCACCAAAAAGTGTAACCTTATTCAAGAGCTCCAGAAAGTTCCCCCTGAAGAAAACCCGTGTGAATGCAACCAACGTGGAAAATGTTACAGCAGGGAATCCAGTTTCCTTACACATCACAGAGTTCATGCTGGAGAAGGGCCTTACAAGTGCAGCGAGTGTGGGAAATCCTTTCGCCGAAGCCTCCACCTCAGTACGCACAGgagaatccacactggagaaGAGCTTTATGAGTGCAAGGAATGTGACAAATCTTTTATCCGGAGGTGCAACTTCACTCAacatcagagagttcacactggagaaaggcgTTATGAGTGCAATGAATGTGGAAAACTCTTTAACAGGAAATCTAACTTCCGTGTacatcagagagttcacactggagaaaagccTTATAAGTGTAGTGAATGTGGGATATCTTTTAGGGGAAAGTCTGGCCTTCGTTATCATCggagagttcacactggagaaaggccttttaagtgtaatgaatgtgggaaatcttATATTGGTAGGGCTGGCCTCCGTTACCATCGGAGAGTTCACACTCGAGAAGGGCATCATGAATGCACTGAATGTGGGAAATTTTTTGCTGACACCTACAGATTCCTTACACATCAGAGAgtacacaatggagaaaaaccTTATGAGTGCAATGAGTGTGGGAAAACTTTTACTGCTAGGTGTCGCCTTCGTTATCATCAGAGAGTTCACAGTGGAGAAAAGCCTTTtaagtgcagtgaatgtgggagaTCTTTTATTGATAGGTCTGGCCTCCGTTatcatcagagagttcacactggagaaaggccttACAAGtgtagtgaatgtgggaaatcttttatGGGTAGTTCTGGTCTTCGTTATCATCAGAGGGTTCACAGTGGAGAAAAGCCTTGA
- the LOC102522923 gene encoding zinc finger protein 211-like isoform X2, with protein MCVPVIRDILHLAEHAGRNRGQKSYTCGACGKQFYFTANLQQHQRQLVRDKPFRCDLWRASFLKTCTAHASRNLFTCREIGKDFLANMGLQQQDADPRKKVNNSSECGAVFQSGRSHPSWGECRKASSQTNVLVQDGRALCSEGLGECSSCGKACTKKCNLIQELQKVPPEENPCECNQRGKCYSRESSFLTHHRVHAGEGPYKCSECGKSFRRSLHLSTHRRIHTGEELYECKECDKSFIRRCNFTQHQRVHTGERRYECNECGKLFNRKSNFRVHQRVHTGEKPYKCSECGISFRGKSGLRYHRRVHTGERPFKCNECGKSYIGRAGLRYHRRVHTREGHHECTECGKFFADTYRFLTHQRVHNGEKPYECNECGKTFTARCRLRYHQRVHSGEKPFKCSECGRSFIDRSGLRYHQRVHTGERPYKCSECGKSFMGSSGLRYHQRVHSGEKP; from the coding sequence ATGTGTGTTCCAGTCATTAGAGACATCCTCCACTTGGCTGAACATGCAGGAAGAAATAGGGGGCAGAAATCATACACATGTGGAGCATGTGGGAAACAATTCTATTTCACTGCAAACCTTCAGCAGCACCAGAGGCAGCTCGTTAGAGACAAACCCTTCAGATGTGATCTGTGGAGAGCCTCATTTTTGAAGACCTGCACAGCCCATGCATCAAGGAATCTCTTTACCTGTAGGGAAATTGGGAAGGACTTCTTGGCCAACATGGGACTTCAGCAACAGGACGCTGATCCCAGGAAGAAAGTAAACAACAGTAGTGAGTGTGGAGCTGTTTTTCAGAGTGGAAGGAGTCATCCCAGCTGGGGAGAATGCAGGAAAGCCTCCAGCCAGACAAATGTGCTTGTTCAGGATGGAAGAGCCCTCTGTAGTGAAGGGTTGGGTGAGTGCAGCAGTTGTGGGAAAGCTTGCACCAAAAAGTGTAACCTTATTCAAGAGCTCCAGAAAGTTCCCCCTGAAGAAAACCCGTGTGAATGCAACCAACGTGGAAAATGTTACAGCAGGGAATCCAGTTTCCTTACACATCACAGAGTTCATGCTGGAGAAGGGCCTTACAAGTGCAGCGAGTGTGGGAAATCCTTTCGCCGAAGCCTCCACCTCAGTACGCACAGgagaatccacactggagaaGAGCTTTATGAGTGCAAGGAATGTGACAAATCTTTTATCCGGAGGTGCAACTTCACTCAacatcagagagttcacactggagaaaggcgTTATGAGTGCAATGAATGTGGAAAACTCTTTAACAGGAAATCTAACTTCCGTGTacatcagagagttcacactggagaaaagccTTATAAGTGTAGTGAATGTGGGATATCTTTTAGGGGAAAGTCTGGCCTTCGTTATCATCggagagttcacactggagaaaggccttttaagtgtaatgaatgtgggaaatcttATATTGGTAGGGCTGGCCTCCGTTACCATCGGAGAGTTCACACTCGAGAAGGGCATCATGAATGCACTGAATGTGGGAAATTTTTTGCTGACACCTACAGATTCCTTACACATCAGAGAgtacacaatggagaaaaaccTTATGAGTGCAATGAGTGTGGGAAAACTTTTACTGCTAGGTGTCGCCTTCGTTATCATCAGAGAGTTCACAGTGGAGAAAAGCCTTTtaagtgcagtgaatgtgggagaTCTTTTATTGATAGGTCTGGCCTCCGTTatcatcagagagttcacactggagaaaggccttACAAGtgtagtgaatgtgggaaatcttttatGGGTAGTTCTGGTCTTCGTTATCATCAGAGGGTTCACAGTGGAGAAAAGCCTTGA